A single genomic interval of Stenotrophomonas bentonitica harbors:
- a CDS encoding XVIPCD domain-containing protein gives MYLVVEHGKERESFGFAPAKHGATSGPGAVNNEDFLEYIDPFYARRMEISKAQYEKIIEFGRGADQHGFNLQYGGLSNSCIDFTWGALNHAGLHRQAKAEADKTFEGAIRPLNNKNEIKSIQAPYPDSKLNIETDHPMPKRTFQQWLISENEPMLEQIQGKVAELDAANGRSFDPTSERISASLLVLAKENGLSRVDHVMLSDRTANAPAAENIFVVQGERGDPAHLRAAMSTAVAAQTPVEASLERSEQLANDHQLSQQQLVAQNEQSQTQEREAAVLRMG, from the coding sequence ATGTACCTGGTGGTCGAACACGGCAAGGAGCGCGAGAGCTTTGGCTTCGCGCCAGCCAAGCACGGCGCGACCAGTGGTCCGGGCGCAGTGAACAATGAAGATTTCCTCGAGTACATCGATCCGTTCTACGCGCGCAGGATGGAGATCAGCAAGGCGCAGTACGAAAAGATAATTGAGTTCGGAAGAGGAGCCGATCAGCACGGGTTCAATCTGCAGTACGGCGGGCTCTCCAATAGCTGCATTGATTTCACATGGGGAGCGCTCAACCACGCGGGCCTGCACCGGCAAGCGAAGGCCGAAGCGGACAAGACGTTCGAGGGGGCGATCAGGCCCTTGAACAACAAGAATGAGATCAAGAGCATTCAAGCGCCATATCCGGATAGCAAGCTCAACATCGAGACTGACCATCCAATGCCGAAGCGCACGTTCCAGCAGTGGCTGATCTCCGAGAACGAGCCGATGCTTGAACAGATTCAGGGGAAGGTTGCAGAGCTGGATGCCGCCAACGGCCGGTCGTTTGACCCGACCAGCGAGCGCATCAGTGCCAGCCTGCTGGTACTCGCCAAGGAGAACGGGCTGTCCCGCGTGGACCACGTGATGCTGAGTGACCGCACGGCCAACGCACCAGCGGCCGAGAACATCTTCGTGGTGCAGGGCGAGCGGGGCGATCCTGCCCATTTGCGAGCGGCAATGTCCACGGCAGTTGCTGCACAAACCCCCGTGGAGGCTTCATTGGAGCGCAGCGAGCAGTTGGCCAATGACCACCAGCTCTCGCAACAGCAACTGGTGGCGCAGAACGAACAGAGCCAGACGCAGGAGCGTGAGGCAGCTGTCCTTCGGATGGGCTAA
- a CDS encoding winged helix-turn-helix transcriptional regulator, whose translation MARRVYGKTGCSVEATLSVMGGTWKPVILFYLVPGTKRFMELTRLIPNATQSMLTSQLRELEADGVVVRHVYPEVPPKVEYRLSELGQTLVPVLLAMRDWGTAYKKMNREKAAEGEEDAEV comes from the coding sequence ATGGCGCGGCGCGTGTATGGCAAGACCGGTTGCAGCGTGGAGGCCACGCTCTCGGTGATGGGCGGCACGTGGAAGCCGGTGATCCTGTTCTATCTGGTGCCCGGCACCAAGCGGTTCATGGAACTGACCCGGCTGATTCCCAATGCAACGCAGTCGATGCTGACCAGCCAGCTGCGTGAGCTGGAGGCCGACGGCGTGGTGGTGCGGCATGTGTACCCGGAGGTGCCGCCGAAGGTGGAGTATCGGCTTTCGGAGCTGGGGCAGACGCTGGTGCCGGTGCTGCTGGCGATGCGGGACTGGGGGACTGCGTATAAGAAGATGAATCGGGAGAAGGCGGCGGAAGGGGAGGAAGACGCCGAAGTGTGA
- a CDS encoding MDR family oxidoreductase, with product MTFNALLASKDGDQVSTQLVSFDEADLHEGDVLVQVEYSTLNYKDSLAMTNRSPVIRNFPLIPGIDLAGTVLESTNTGFRKGDRVVLNGYGLSQTHHGGLAQRARVPGEWLVKLPDSISSKDAMAIGTAGYTAMLCVLALEHGGVMPERGDILVTGANGGVGSIALAILSKLGYRTVASTGRPEHAQYLKDLGADELIDRATLAEPRTRGLDAERWAGVVDVAGSHTLANALAQTKYRGVVAAAGLAQGVDLTTSVLPFILRNVTLAGIDSVQAPHQVRAEAWKRLATDLDLGKLASTVEVIGLEKVLDVFPDFLEGKVRGRLVVDVNA from the coding sequence ATGACATTCAACGCACTGCTGGCCAGCAAAGATGGCGACCAGGTTTCCACCCAGCTGGTGAGCTTCGACGAAGCAGACCTGCACGAAGGCGACGTACTGGTGCAGGTGGAGTACTCCACCCTGAACTACAAAGACTCGCTGGCGATGACCAACCGCTCGCCGGTGATCCGCAACTTCCCGCTCATTCCCGGCATCGACCTGGCCGGCACCGTGCTCGAGTCCACCAACACCGGCTTCCGCAAGGGCGACCGCGTGGTGCTCAACGGCTACGGCCTGAGCCAGACCCACCACGGTGGCCTGGCCCAGCGCGCGCGCGTACCGGGCGAGTGGCTGGTGAAGCTGCCCGACAGCATCAGCAGCAAGGACGCCATGGCCATCGGCACCGCCGGCTACACCGCCATGCTGTGCGTGCTGGCGCTGGAACACGGTGGCGTAATGCCGGAACGCGGCGACATCCTGGTGACGGGCGCCAACGGCGGCGTGGGCTCCATTGCGCTGGCGATCCTCTCCAAGCTCGGCTACCGCACCGTGGCCTCCACCGGCCGCCCCGAGCACGCGCAGTACCTGAAGGACCTGGGCGCCGACGAACTCATCGACCGCGCCACGCTGGCCGAGCCGCGCACGCGTGGCCTGGACGCCGAACGCTGGGCAGGCGTGGTGGACGTGGCCGGTAGCCACACGTTGGCCAATGCGCTGGCGCAGACCAAATACCGAGGCGTGGTGGCAGCAGCTGGGCTGGCGCAGGGTGTGGACCTCACCACCTCCGTGCTGCCCTTCATCCTGCGCAACGTGACCCTCGCCGGCATTGATTCGGTGCAGGCGCCGCATCAAGTGCGTGCGGAAGCGTGGAAGCGGCTTGCTACCGATCTGGATCTTGGCAAGCTCGCCAGCACCGTGGAAGTGATTGGGCTGGAGAAGGTGCTGGACGTGTTCCCGGACTTCCTTGAAGGGAAGGTGCGTGGCCGGCTGGTGGTGGATGTGAACGCCTGA
- a CDS encoding S41 family peptidase: MNPNEGAATQATKEQKRVTPAKGLAVLGTTAALAAALAFQSMAAPPHPVGQLPGVRQEILHLLERGALYRDQVDWPAARKQLQQTKDSAEADKLIDQLIARSTGNHGLWIRVSAMSTPSGRMQRLARPEQLRRPSAATASSPQQRQSGHADPIGWISVPSFKEDSTASTSLQNQQKVTFASLLQSQLKAEDEINRCGWIVDLRANQGGNMWPMLVGVAPLLSTDPKRKEVIGAFNAGAIKQIWSIQSGRVVRGDSTPVELDSPAYVLRHPAPPVAVLLGPDTGSSGEMLALAFRGRPATRSFGKPTAGYSTANHPARLQDGSMLLLTGSVAVDRNLKGDGGRIEPDVTINDRTETEAAARNWLLQQAACRAAG; this comes from the coding sequence ATGAACCCAAACGAAGGCGCTGCAACCCAGGCAACCAAGGAGCAAAAACGCGTGACACCCGCTAAAGGACTAGCAGTACTTGGAACCACCGCAGCCCTGGCAGCCGCCCTCGCATTCCAGTCCATGGCCGCTCCACCTCACCCGGTGGGCCAACTCCCAGGCGTTCGCCAGGAGATACTGCACCTGCTCGAACGAGGCGCTCTCTATCGCGATCAGGTCGACTGGCCCGCAGCCCGCAAACAGCTCCAACAAACCAAAGATTCCGCCGAAGCCGACAAACTGATCGACCAGCTCATCGCTCGCAGCACCGGCAATCACGGCCTCTGGATCCGCGTATCGGCGATGTCCACCCCATCTGGCCGCATGCAGCGCCTTGCACGACCCGAGCAGCTACGGCGTCCGAGTGCTGCCACCGCATCCAGTCCGCAGCAACGCCAGTCCGGCCACGCAGACCCCATTGGCTGGATATCCGTACCGAGTTTCAAAGAGGACTCAACTGCGTCTACTTCCCTGCAGAATCAGCAGAAGGTCACGTTCGCAAGCCTGCTGCAATCGCAGCTCAAGGCCGAAGACGAGATCAACCGGTGCGGCTGGATCGTAGACCTCCGTGCGAATCAGGGCGGCAACATGTGGCCCATGTTGGTGGGCGTAGCACCGCTTCTTTCGACGGATCCAAAGCGGAAGGAGGTCATTGGTGCGTTCAACGCCGGAGCAATAAAGCAGATCTGGAGCATCCAATCCGGCCGTGTCGTTCGGGGTGACAGCACGCCAGTGGAATTGGATTCCCCAGCCTATGTGCTCAGGCATCCCGCTCCACCCGTGGCGGTACTTCTGGGCCCCGACACCGGGAGCTCCGGAGAAATGCTTGCCTTGGCCTTCAGGGGGCGACCTGCCACCCGCAGCTTCGGAAAGCCAACCGCCGGGTACTCCACAGCCAACCATCCAGCACGCCTACAGGACGGGAGCATGCTGCTGCTCACTGGCTCCGTTGCGGTTGATCGGAACTTGAAGGGAGACGGCGGAAGAATCGAGCCGGATGTCACCATTAACGATAGAACTGAAACCGAGGCTGCAGCTCGCAACTGGCTGCTGCAACAGGCTGCGTGTCGTGCGGCGGGATAG